gtattctatatgttgtaaagtcaaagagatgatccatgaaggaaacaagtcatgcaatctcgatcaaaaggtgcaagtgtatgagtggatggatggatggatggatggatggatgtaaTGGCtcttctctctcgaatcatccatgtctctctcttttttttgtcatGCTTCCTTGGCATGCCAtatttctctttttggggcaaccataatctgactttattttatttcagggatgttctatgagagagatcaccaagacatggagcatttattaatgtggaatggatgggtggtggtgctaattcccagtgtaggaatgtagcaaatggatgggacgtgtacgtgcttatgatcgagaaagcataaAAAGCATCTTACTaaggtcacacaatttgacaaaactcaacagaacatcaagcagcatatgtgcaaggtttttcatggaatgTGACATAtagctctggtaggacattgcgtatcactggggaacttgcctttttaaatttttcgaaaataactccagacttcaagcatcactagaacaaacttgcacaaccttatttaccatatctatactcacaacaacttagacttggatcaagcatatgcaacccacggaactttcaagTTCATTGGCAAGGTATTTGCATAACCAatagatttaaactcaagagaactcttattttcaaactaggcacaacagacatgatagtgcaaagcaaaactcatcctttcaacttatcataaggagttaaaacattcttaccgcgcatgatgaaaaaagagaaataaagcagtaaattttattttgtttttgaaagttttatcaaattttattgaaagcaagtaaagggatacagttgccttaggggagggaacctcccccaagcaagctcttggtttagggtccgaaaaacaagacctttctccatacctgatcaggttgaggttgttttgtccgtacctggagaagtagtagaggtcgatgacgtcttgttcttcttgcgccatttcttcttgttcttctttgacaGCATAGTtggcgcaggaacaggatctGCAGGCGTAGTAACCTTTGATTTACCCTTCTTCTTAGACCTTCTTGAGCTCATTGGATCTTCCTTCATAAGTGTCTTCATAAAAGGTATAAAACTATCTTTCTGAGAGGGTGTGACTTcgacttctttgattttctggggatttggcccaaatttgacTCGGATCATCAAGCATTGCTCCTTTTTGGGTTGGAAgtcaaatttctcctctttACCATTGATATGAAGTCGGATCTCtccggccccaacatcaatatgTGCATCTGCTGTATTGAGGAATGGCCATCCTAAAATGAGAGTAGTCTCCTTCTGATTATCCACATCAAGTACCACAAAGTCGACTGGGATGAAACAGTCCCGTACTCTCACTAGGACATCCATAGCGATTCCATATGGGTGCCGTACTGAGGAGTCTGCCAATTGCAACTGCATGGGTGTTGGTGTCAACTCTGTGTAGTTAAGTTGGTCGAAAACCGCCTTCGGCATCACACTAACACTAGTCCCCAAATCACATAAGGCTTTTGTCGAAGTCATGTGCCCCTATCGAACATTTGATAGTTGGGAATCCTGTATCCTTCTTCTTTTCGGGTATTTGTTGAAGTATAGCTACACTGCATGCCTCATTGAGCTTGATTACTTCAGTAGTTGGCAGCGGTCGCTTGTTGTTGATTATGTCCTTGATGTAGCGAGCATAGGTCGGAAccttcattacatccatcaaaGGTACATTGATGTTCACTTGTTGTATCATTTCAACAAAGCGGCTGAACTGCTCATCTGTACTCAACTTATTTGCCCTCATAGGGAACGGCAATACTTGAGTATCATAAAATTCATGCGAAGCCGTCTTCCCTTCTTGAACCTTCTTGGATTCCTCCTCCCAAGGTGGTTCTTCTACCACCGAGCTTGCCTTCTTTATATTGACATGGTTAGGATAAGGCAGATCTTGAGTAGTTTTACCTCCTCGTGTGGTTATTGCCTTAACGTTTTCCATAGTAGGGGGCATGGCGGCAGCCACTTGAGCTAGTTGAGtctcaatcatcttgttgaaaTTCAACTAGTTCTTGATggcagtggagaatccgtccatcttggcatggatggtctccatagatttgtctatagcgGCCAATTTCTTCTGAAGgaactcattgatcttcgcttggccgtagacaagatctctcaaggtaggctggttaggattaaaagaatttgaattcccattacctccttggtagtataGCGTGGTtcattccacccctgacctccttgtggacgattattaccattgaggaatagagcttcctcttgggtttctgggcaactgtctcccgaatgtccaacattcccgcagacctcacAATATCGGGGGGAGAAAGAGGTATCGTAGGCCTAAGAGAAGGTTCTGTCAAAATATCTCTAGATTGATCGGTGCGGACAGAGGAAGGTTCCTTCCCTGAATGGGCATCTAtgagattcgaggtgtttctATGGTTTCCCTTTGATTCATCCTCGAATCTAGAAGAGAACTTCGGGGGGTGAATCTCTTCTCCCTCCGATGTTCCTGGTTCGAGCGAGGTTTCTAGAGCTGAATCTaaggatgtggaagatgaaagATTGGATTTAGCTGCTAGAAGATCCTCTCGGTTCGACTTGCATATTTTCCGGAG
The nucleotide sequence above comes from Panicum virgatum strain AP13 chromosome 3K, P.virgatum_v5, whole genome shotgun sequence. Encoded proteins:
- the LOC120700952 gene encoding uncharacterized protein LOC120700952, which gives rise to MPPTMENVKAITTRGGKTTQDLPYPNHVNIKKASSVVEEPPWEEESKKVQEGKTASHEFYDTQVLPFPMRANKLSTDEQFSRFVEMIQQVNINVPLMDVMKVPTYARYIKDIINNKRPLPTTEVIKLNEACSVAILQQIPEKKKDTGFPTIKCSIGAHDFDKSLM